One Aegilops tauschii subsp. strangulata cultivar AL8/78 chromosome 7, Aet v6.0, whole genome shotgun sequence genomic window carries:
- the LOC109731441 gene encoding uncharacterized protein produces the protein MAPPGSRRWAYVRIMAGTILGGGLGFYVMHRIETSYKVRMEERLRRYEAHMLAKEKEAQQLQDEGRREDQAQVLPDS, from the exons ATGGCGCCGCCCGGGTCGCGGCGGTGGGCGTACGTGCGGATCATGGCCGGCACCATCCTCGGCGGCGGCCTCGGCTTCTACGTCATGCACCGCATCGAGACCTCCTACAAG GTGAGGATGGAGGAGAGGCTGCGGAGGTACGAAGCGCACATGCTCGCCAAGGAGAAGGAGGCGCAGCAGCTGCAGGACGAGGGACGCCGCGAGGACCAGGCGCAGGTCTTGCCGGACTCGTGA
- the LOC109731442 gene encoding protein N-terminal asparagine amidohydrolase produces the protein MLLVDGEPVPCSSPEGSSGRELVAALMGNPGLRAASERLRAAPERTVPSGPEGPRHVYVFQREYATVDPARVELVGTDEMTTCVGVAIRNNKTGMTSISHMDFPKIVEGGFKQMLELLGDDDEPFDVHLIGGFDDASTKVVYSAGGKHSIQEGYSHPLCFKIVEVLHKSQQRFHLRSFCVLGINTMTDSYGNARPIVGGFVMQTSSGVVTPASFDITSRCPDEIVRRIRVSVSSYDPNWRGKLLETYNTHADIFQIAPACWMPDWAEMASSHNQLSDSEVLLQCSTSPAAEPPHFVETERRIWKYLIENPDWEDAFPKYKPRVFHWTNDGRWSRHS, from the exons ATGCTCCTCGTCGACGGCGAGCCCGTCCCCTGCTCCTCCCCCGAG GGGAGCAGCGGGAGGGAGCTCGTGGCGGCGCTCATGGGGAACCCCGGTCTGCGCGCCGCGTCCGAGCGGCTCAGGGCCGCGCCGGAGAGGACAGTCCCGTCGGGGCCGGAGGGGCCCAGGCACGTGTACGTGTTCCAGCGGGAGTACGCCACGGTCGATCCGGCGCGCGTCGAG TTAGTGGGCACAGATGAGATGACTACATGTGTGGGTGTTGCAATTCGCAACAACAAGACTGGAAT GACTTCCATTAGCCATATGGACTTTCCAAAGATTGTAGAAGGAGGGTTCAAACAGATGCTGGAATTACTTGGTGATGACGACGAACCATTTGAT GTTCACCTGATTGGTGGCTTCGATGATGCTTCTACAAAG GTAGTCTATTCTGCTGGAGGAAAGCACAGCATACAGGAAGGGTACTCCCATCCACTTTGTTTCAAGATAGTTGAAGTGCTGCATAAATCCCAGCAACGGTTCCACCTCCGGTCTTTCTGTGTCCTTGGGATCAACACTATGACCGATTCTTATGGGAATGCGCGACCCATAGTTGGTGGATTTGTG ATGCAAACATCATCTGGAGTTGTTACTCCTGCAAGCTTTGACATCACTTCAAGGTGTCCTGATGAAATAGTCAGAAGAATTCGTGTGAGTGTTTCTTCTTATGATCCAAATTGGCGAGGAAAGTTACTGGAGACTTACAACACACACGCTGATATTTTCCAAATTGCCCCTGCCTGCTG GATGCCAGATTGGGCAGAAATGGCATCCTCACATAACCAGCTTTCAGACTCTGAAGTCCTGCTTCAGTGCTCCACCTCTCCAGCTGCAGAACCACCTCATTTTGTGGAAACTGAGAGAAG GATATGGAAATACTTGATCGAGAACCCAGACTGGGAAGACGCATTTCCAAAGTACAAGCCCCGGGTCTTCCACTGGACGAATGATGGCAGGTGGTCAAGGCACTCTTAG